The Burkholderia ubonensis genome has a window encoding:
- a CDS encoding sialidase family protein yields MRRITLPHPLVTRLTIAAALAFTAAAHAEPVRVSGPSPFAACTAGGPGTVYVNAEVEPWLAVNPARPTNMIGVWQQDRWSNGGAHGLVAGYTFDGGATWARTPQPFSACAPGGLPYERASDPWVSFGPDGTAYSVSISFNQSNNSNAVGASVSTDGGQTWSSPALLIADNEPTTQFFNDKESVTANPVKAGTAYAVWDRLELPNGNPYANLHTQAFRGPTLFSKTVDGGKTWSKARVIVHVPSRQQTIGNQIVVDPKSGTLYNFFNLIQPPFSKAAGKVAFIKSTDDGATWTQPQVIAGLQTVGVTDPNTGEPVRTGDIIPEPAIDPASGQLYVVWQDSRFNGGHYDEIALSTSTDGGATWSAPLQVNTPTGRAAFNPSVRVNETGAVMVTHYDFRDLPAGDTTTLPTGFWRKISLDGGRTFVAERRVGGPFDLKVAPNAEGFFIGDYQGLDVGPSSSFHPFFVQTNSGNLANRTDVFFAP; encoded by the coding sequence GACCATTGCAGCCGCGCTCGCGTTCACGGCCGCCGCGCACGCGGAGCCCGTGCGCGTGTCCGGCCCGAGCCCGTTCGCCGCCTGCACGGCCGGCGGCCCCGGCACCGTGTACGTGAATGCCGAAGTCGAGCCGTGGCTCGCGGTCAATCCGGCCCGTCCGACCAACATGATCGGCGTCTGGCAGCAGGACCGCTGGTCGAACGGCGGCGCGCACGGCCTCGTCGCGGGCTACACGTTCGACGGCGGCGCGACCTGGGCGCGGACGCCGCAGCCGTTCAGCGCGTGCGCGCCGGGCGGGCTGCCCTACGAGCGCGCGTCCGATCCGTGGGTGTCGTTCGGTCCGGACGGCACCGCGTACTCGGTATCGATCTCGTTCAACCAGTCGAACAACAGCAACGCGGTCGGGGCGTCCGTGTCGACCGACGGCGGCCAGACGTGGAGCAGCCCGGCGCTGCTGATCGCCGACAACGAGCCGACGACGCAGTTCTTCAACGACAAGGAATCGGTGACCGCGAACCCGGTGAAGGCCGGCACCGCGTACGCGGTGTGGGATCGTCTCGAGCTGCCGAACGGCAATCCGTACGCGAACCTGCACACGCAGGCATTCCGCGGGCCGACGCTGTTCTCGAAGACGGTCGACGGCGGCAAGACGTGGAGCAAGGCGCGGGTCATCGTCCATGTGCCGTCGCGGCAGCAGACGATCGGCAACCAGATCGTCGTCGATCCGAAGAGCGGCACGCTCTACAACTTCTTCAACCTGATCCAGCCGCCGTTCAGCAAGGCCGCCGGCAAGGTCGCGTTCATCAAGTCGACCGACGACGGCGCGACGTGGACGCAGCCGCAGGTGATCGCCGGGTTGCAGACGGTCGGCGTGACCGATCCGAATACCGGCGAGCCGGTGCGCACCGGCGACATCATTCCCGAGCCCGCGATCGACCCGGCGTCGGGGCAGCTCTACGTGGTCTGGCAGGACAGCCGCTTCAACGGCGGCCACTACGACGAGATCGCGCTGTCGACGTCGACCGACGGCGGCGCGACCTGGAGCGCGCCGCTGCAGGTCAACACACCGACCGGCCGCGCGGCGTTCAACCCGTCGGTGCGCGTCAACGAAACAGGCGCGGTGATGGTCACCCACTACGACTTTCGCGACCTGCCGGCCGGCGATACGACGACGCTGCCGACCGGCTTCTGGCGCAAGATCTCGCTTGACGGCGGCCGCACGTTCGTCGCCGAGCGGCGCGTCGGCGGGCCGTTCGACCTGAAGGTCGCGCCGAATGCGGAGGGCTTCTTCATCGGCGACTACCAGGGCCTCGACGTGGGGCCGTCGTCGTCGTTCCATCCGTTCTTCGTGCAGACCAACTCCGGCAATCTCGCGAACCGCACGGACGTGTTCTTCGCGCCGTGA
- the adhP gene encoding alcohol dehydrogenase AdhP: MTQTMKAAVVHAFGEPLRIEEVPVPTPGPGQILVNIKASGVCHTDLHAADGDWPVKPSLPFIPGHEGVGVVAAVGAGVTHVREGDRVGVPWLYTACGHCEHCYSGWETLCHGQQNTGYSVNGSYAEYVLADPDYVGHLPAQVAFDEIAPILCAGVTVYKGIRVTDTRPGQWIAISGIGGLGHVAVQYARAMGLHVAAIDIAPDKLALAKQLGAELAVDASSADPAAVLQKEIGGAHGVLVTAVSRSAFAQALGMVRRGGTVALNGLPPGDFPLPIFSTVLNGITVRGSIVGTRRDLQESLDFAADGLVRAHIHRERLGNINDIFTRLREGKIDGRVVLTDMH, encoded by the coding sequence ATGACGCAGACCATGAAAGCCGCCGTAGTGCATGCCTTCGGCGAACCGTTGCGCATCGAGGAAGTGCCGGTGCCGACGCCGGGCCCGGGCCAGATCCTCGTCAACATCAAGGCGTCCGGCGTCTGCCATACCGACCTGCATGCGGCCGACGGCGACTGGCCCGTCAAGCCGTCGCTGCCGTTCATTCCGGGCCACGAAGGGGTGGGCGTGGTCGCGGCGGTCGGCGCGGGCGTCACGCACGTGCGCGAGGGCGACCGGGTCGGCGTGCCGTGGCTGTATACGGCCTGCGGGCATTGCGAGCACTGCTACTCGGGCTGGGAGACGCTGTGCCACGGGCAGCAGAACACCGGCTATTCGGTGAACGGCAGCTATGCGGAATACGTGCTCGCCGATCCGGACTACGTCGGCCACCTGCCGGCGCAGGTCGCGTTCGACGAAATCGCGCCGATCCTGTGCGCGGGCGTGACGGTCTACAAGGGGATTCGCGTCACCGATACGCGCCCCGGCCAATGGATCGCGATCTCCGGAATCGGCGGCCTCGGGCACGTCGCCGTGCAGTATGCGCGCGCGATGGGGCTGCACGTCGCGGCGATCGACATCGCGCCGGACAAGCTCGCGCTCGCGAAGCAGCTCGGCGCGGAGCTGGCCGTCGACGCGTCGAGCGCCGATCCGGCCGCGGTTCTCCAGAAGGAAATCGGCGGCGCGCACGGCGTGCTCGTCACGGCGGTGTCGAGAAGCGCGTTCGCGCAGGCGCTCGGGATGGTGCGGCGTGGCGGCACGGTCGCGTTGAACGGGCTGCCGCCGGGCGATTTCCCGCTGCCGATCTTCTCGACCGTGCTGAACGGCATCACGGTGCGCGGCTCGATCGTCGGCACGCGGCGCGACCTGCAGGAGTCGCTCGACTTCGCGGCGGACGGACTCGTGCGCGCGCACATCCACCGCGAGCGGCTCGGCAACATCAACGACATCTTCACCCGTTTGCGCGAAGGGAAGATCGACGGCCGCGTCGTGCTGACCGACATGCATTGA